The following proteins are encoded in a genomic region of Brachypodium distachyon strain Bd21 chromosome 1, Brachypodium_distachyon_v3.0, whole genome shotgun sequence:
- the LOC100824447 gene encoding probable alpha-glucosidase Os06g0675700: MAMAGSPSAAGSCHLPALLLFLAAVPWGVDCAGAGAGTYDVVSVTSSGSQLSAGLELAAAGGVDPALGPDVQRLHLTASLETNTRLQVRITDADRPRWEIPQDILPRPTPEHVVPYKPLASPGSRVLSAPGSDLVFTLHSSPFRFTVARVSNGDVLFDSLPRLVFKDQYLELTTALPSERANLYGLGEQTKQSFRLRHGDTFTLWNADIAAATVDVNLYGSHPFYMDLRAGAAHGVLLLNSNGMDVVYGGSSLTYKVIGGILDFYFFAGPTPLAVVDQYTDLVGRPAPMPYWSFGFHQCRYGYENVNDLERVVAGYAEAKIPLEVMWTDIDYMDSFKDFTLNRVNFSAAELRPFVDRLHRNAQKYVLILDPGISIIDPKYGTFIRGMEAGIFLKRNGTEFRGNVWPGDVYFPDFLNPRAAEFWAREISLFRRTIPVDGLWIDMNEISNFFNPDPLTPLDEPPYSINNQGDRRTINYKTAAASATHYGGVSEFDAHNLFGLLESRATHAALLRDTGRRPFVLSRSTFVGSGRYTAHWTGDNDATWGDLRYSINTMLSFGLFGMPMVGADICGFGKNTTEELCGRWIQLGAFYPFSRDHSAIFTVRRELYLWDSVARSARKALGLRYRLLPYLYTLMYQAHVSGAPMARPLFFSFPDDAATYGVDAQFMLGRAVLVSPVLQPGATSVEAYFPAGRWFSLFDHSSVVVSKVGKRVTLPAPADTVNVHVAGGSIVPMQGHALTTARARRTAFRLLVALAEDGTAAGELFVDDGESPEMGGTRSKFSLVRFTSSTGTDGVVRVRSQVVHDSYKPSRRMVIGKVVVMGIKRPAPMKKLSVRVNGAEVKAASMEAGTGLGVAHVGGLSLVVGQPFELAIS, from the exons CTTGGAGACGAACACACGGCTGCAGGTCAGAATCACGGACGCCGATCGTCCTCGATGGGAGATCCCCCAGGACATCCTCCCCCGCCCCACGCCGGAGCACGTCGTCCCCTACAAGCCGCTCGCCTCGCCGGGCAGCCGCGTCCTCTCCGCGCCCGGCTCCGACCTGGTCTTCACCCTCCACTCGTCGCCCTTCCGCTTCACCGTCGCCCGCGTCTCCAATGGAGACGTGCTGTTCGACAGTTTGCCGCGACTGGTCTTCAAGGACCAGTACCTGGAGCTCACGACGGCGCTGCCAAGCGAGCGGGCCAATCTCTACGGCCTGGGCGAGCAGACGAAGCAGTCCTTCCGGCTGCGGCACGGCGACACCTTCACGCTGTGGAACGCCGACATCGCCGCGGCCACCGTCGATGTCAACTTGTACGGGTCCCATCCGTTCTACATGGACCTGCGCGCTGGCGCCGCGCAcggcgtgctgctgctgaacAGCAATGGCATGGACGTGGTCTACGGCGGCTCGTCCCTCACCTACAAGGTCATCGGCGGAATCCTGGACTTTTACTTCTTCGCCGGCCCGACGCCGCTCGCCGTCGTGGACCAGTATACCGACCTCGTCGGCCGCCCCGCCCCAATGCCATACTGGTCCTTCG GATTTCACCAATGCCGCTATGGCTACGAGAATGTGAATGACCTGGAGCGGGTGGTGGCGGGGTACGCCGAGGCCAAGATCCCGCTCGAGGTCATGTGGACCGACATAGACTACATGGACAGTTTCAAGGATTTCACGCTCAACCGGGTCAATttctccgccgccgagctccgccCCTTCGTCGACCGCCTCCACCGGAACGCCCAGAAATACGTGCTCATCCTCGACCCGG GGATCAGCATCATTGACCCCAAGTACGGGACATTCATCCGGGGTATGGAGGCGGGCATCTTCCTCAAGCGGAACGGGACCGAGTTCAGAGGCAACGTGTGGCCCGGGGACGTCTACTTCCCCGATTTCCTCAAcccgcgggcggcggagtTCTGGGCGCGGGAGATCTCGCTGTTCCGGCGGACCATCCCGGTGGACGGCCTGTGGATCGACATGAACGAGATTTCAAACTTCTTCAACCCGGACCCGCTGACCCCGTTGGACGAGCCGCCGTACAGCATCAACAACCAAGGCGACCGCCGGACGATCAACTacaagacggcggcggcgtcggcgacgcACTACGGCGGGGTCTCGGAGTTCGACGCCCATAACCTGTTCGGGCTGCTCGAGTCCCGGGCCACGCACGCGGCGCTCCTCCGGGACACGGGCCGCCGCCCCTTCGTCCTCAGCCGCTCCACCTTCGTCGGGTCCGGCCGCTACACCGCGCACTGGACCGGCGACAACGATGCCACCTGGGGTGATCTGAGGTACTCAATCAACACGATGTTGAGCTTCGGCTTGTTCGGGATGCCAATGGTTGGCGCAGATATCTGCGGGTTCGGGAAAAACACGACGGAGGAACTGTGCGGGCGCTGGATCCAACTCGGGGCATTCTACCCTTTCTCGAGGGACCATTCGGCGATCTTCACCGTCCGCCGGGAGCTGTACCTGTGGGACTCGGTCGCCAGGTCGGCGCGGAAAGCCCTCGGCCTGCGCTACCGGCTGCTGCCGTACCTCTACACGCTGATGTACCAGGCGCACGTCTCCGGGGCGCCAATGGCGAggcccctcttcttctccttccccgaCGACGCGGCCACCTACGGCGTCGACGCGCAGTTCATGCTCGGGCGAGCCGTCCTCGTGTCGCCGGTGCTCCAGCCGGGCGCTACGAGTGTGGAAGCTTATTTCCCGGCGGGGCGCTGGTTCAGCCTCTTCGACCACTCCTCCGTCGTCGTCTCCAAGGTAGGCAAGCGCGTGACGCTCCCGGCGCCCGCGGACACGGTCAACGTCCACGTGGCCGGCGGGAGCATCGTGCCGATGCAGGGGCACGCTCTGAccacggcgcgcgcgcgccggaCCGCGTTCCGGCTCCTCGTCGCGCTCGCGGAGGACGGCACGGCGGCCGGGGAGCTGTTCGTGGACGACGGCGAGTCGCCGGAGATGGGCGGGACGAGGAGCAAGTTCAGCCTCGTGAGGTTCACATCTTCGACGGGGACCGATGGCGTGGTCAGAGTGCGCTCGCAAGTCGTGCACGACTCGTACAAGCCCAGCCGCAGAATGGTCATCGGGAAGGTGGTCGTCATGGGGATCAagcggccggcgccgatgaAGAAGCTCTCCGTGCGTGTCAATGGCGCGGAGGTGAAGGCGGCGAGCATGGAAGCCGGCACAGGGCTCGGTGTCGCGCACGTCGGCGGGCTCTCGCTCGTCGTCGGGCAGCCGTTCGAGCTCGCCATCTCGTAA